The Tripterygium wilfordii isolate XIE 37 chromosome 4, ASM1340144v1, whole genome shotgun sequence genome has a window encoding:
- the LOC119997226 gene encoding WEB family protein At3g02930, chloroplastic-like, whose protein sequence is MSSKPKTSLSETPKRTSLATPRVSRISRGASAKSEPDSQSPLQNPRLSVDRSPKTVTLNSTVDHRRPKVSTPPEKPQTRVVKGSELQAQLNLVQEDLKKAKEQITLIEKEKAQAIDDLKEAQRLAQKANEKLQEALVAQKRAEEDSELEKFRALELEQAGIDAAQKKEEEWQKEVEAVRSQHALDVAALLSTTEEVQRVKQELAVSCDAKNQALSHADDATKIAEIHADKVEILSGELTRLRALLDSKIEIESSESNKMILKLKEEIDFLKQELEKAKGFEGKLVAKEASIEHLNLELEAAKMAESYARNFAKELKNKVEELESHLEKANKLERSASESLESVMKQLEGKNDLLHDAESEIAALKENVGLLEMTIGRQKGDLNESEHNLDKAKVETSEMAKKVESLKSELETVKEEKVQALNNEKLAASSVQTLLEEKHKLINELENSRDEEEKSKKALESLASALHEVSAEAREAKEKLLSSQVEHENYETQIEDLKLVTKATKEKYESMIDNAKHEIDVLTKTTEQARNEFKNSKTEWEQKELHLVTSLKKSEEESSSLGKEVDRLVNLLKQTEEETCASKEAEAQLKDSLKEVESEVICLQEALSQAKAENMKLIANLLDKEIELQGVIQENDDVRNREAVSLEKVEVLSKLLEAATAKKETEENGELTDSEKDYDLLPKVVEFSEENGNAREEKPKVDLRSQQHEETQKDAATVEINGVHNEGVQSEAVRVENVNGKPKEDKSKEKEEDTVEIEFKMWESCKIEKKEFSPERELEQESFEEEVDSKVDGGENFDHLNGLSSAETVDDGGRSPTKQQQMKKKKPLFRKFGGLLKKKGTSNQK, encoded by the exons ATGTCCTCCAAGCCAAA AACTAGTTTGTCTGAAACTCCAAAGAGAACATCACTAGCAACTCCAAGAGTCAGTAGAATAAGTAGGGGAGCAAGTGCTAAATCGGAACCTGATTCACAGTCTCCCCTGCAAAATCCACGTCTTTCTGTTGATCGGTCCCCAAAAACTGTTACTTTGAATTCAACGGTTGATCATCGAAGACCAAAGGTTTCCACCCCACCTGAG AAACCTCAGACACGGGTTGTGAAGGGATCGGAGTTACAAGCTCAATTGAATCTTGTTCAGGAAGATCTGAAGAAAGCAAAAGAACAGATAACATTGATTGAAAAGGAGAAAGCACAAGCTATTGATGATCTGAAAGAAGCTCAGAGACTGGCCCAAAAGGCCAATGAGAAGCTTCAGGAGGCATTGGTGGCTCAAAAGCGAGCCGAGGAAGATTCAGAGCTTGAGAAGTTTCGGGCTCTTGAGTTGGAACAAGCTGGGATTGATGCAGCCCAAAAGAAGGAAGAGGAATGGCAGAAAGAGGTAGAAGCCGTTAGGAGCCAACATGCATTGGATGTCGCTGCCCTTCTTTCCACCACTGAGGAGGTCCAAAGGGTGAAGCAAGAATTGGCCGTGTCTTGTGATGCAAAAAACCAGGCACTCAGCCATGCAGATGATGCCACTAAGATTGCCGAGATTCATGCTGATAAGGTGGAGATTCTCTCAGGTGAATTGACTCGGTTGAGGGCCTTGCTTGACTCAAAGATTGAAATTGAGTCTAGTGAAAGCAACAAAATGATCTTGAAACTCAAGGAGGAGatagattttttaaaacaagaacttgaaaaagcGAAAGGTTTTGAGGGGAAGTTGGTAGCAAAGGAGGCTTCCATTGAACACCTTAATCTTGAGCTAGAAGCTGCTAAGATGGCTGAATCATATGCACGGAATTTCGCAAAGGAGTTGAAAAACAAGGTTGAGGAATTAGAGAGCCATCTTGAAAAGGCAAATAAGTTAGAACGGTCTGCGTCAGAATCTTTGGAGTCGGTCATGAAACAActagaaggaaagaatgactTATTGCACGATGCAGAATCTGAAATTGCCGCTCTAAAAGAGAACGTAGGGTTGTTGGAAATGACAATTGGAAGACAGAAAGGGGATCTTAATGAATCAGAGCATAATCTTGATAAGGCAAAGGTTGAAACTTCTGAAATGGCAAAGAAGGTGGAGTCTCTAAAATCTGAGCTGGAAACAGTTAAGGAGGAGAAAGTCCAGGCTTTGAACAATGAAAAACTTGCAGCTTCTAGTGTTCAAACCCTCttagaagaaaaacataaaCTCATAAATGAGTTGGAAAATTCCAGAGATGAAGAGGAGAAGAGTAAGAAGGCTTTGGAGAGCTTGGCATCAGCCTTACATGAAGTCTCAGCAGAGGCAAGAGAAGCCAAAGAAAAACTTTTGTCTAGTCAAGTTGAGCATGAAAATTATGAGACCCAAATAGAAGATCTAAAGTTGGTAACTAAAGCAACAAAGGAGAAATATGAAAGCATGATTGACAATGCTAAACACGAGATTGATGTGCTCACGAAAACTACTGAACAAGCAAGGAATGAATTCAAGAACTCCAAGACTGAGTGGGAGCAAAAAGAGCTTCATTTGGTGACTTCTTTAAAGAAATCTGAAGAAGAAAGCTCGTCCCTGGGAAAAGAAGTTGATAGGCTGGTAAATTTGCTCAAACAAACTGAGGAAGAAACTTGCGCCTCTAAGGAGGCAGAGGCTCAGCTGAAGGATAGCCTTAAAGAAGTTGAATCTGAGGTAATTTGTTTACAGGAAGCTCTATCACAAGCAAAGGCTGAAAACATGAAACTTATAGCAAACTTGTTGGACAAAGAAATTGAGTTGCAGGGTGTTATccaagaaaatgatgatgtccGAAATAGGGAAGCTGTTTCACTGGAGAAGGTTGAGGTGTTGTCTAAATTGCTCGAGGCAGCTACGGCCAAAAAGGAAACCGAGGAGAATGGTGAGCTTACAGACAGCGAGAAAGACTATGATTTACTTCCAAAGGTGGTTGAATTCtctgaagaaaatgggaatgCTAGAGAAGAGAAGCCAAAAGTTGACCTTCGTTCACAGCAACATGAGGAAACCCAAAAAGATGCTGCAACTGTAGAGATCAATGGTGTGCACAATGAGGGGGTTCAAAGTGAAGCTGTCAGAGTTGAGAATGTGAATGGAAAGCCAAAGGAAgacaaaagcaaagaaaaagaagaagatacagTTGAAATTGAATTTAAGATGTGGGAGAGCTGCAAGATCgaaaagaaagaattttcaCCTGAAAGAGAACTGGAGCAGGAATCCTTCGAGGAGGAAGTAGACTCAAAGGTTGATGGTGGGGAAAACTTCGATCATCTAAACGGGTTATCTTCTGCAGAAACTGTTGATGATGGTGGAAGGTCACCGACGAAGCAGCaacagatgaagaagaagaagcctttGTTTCGTAAGTTTGGAGGCTTACTTAAGAAAAAAGGAACTAGCAACCAAAAGTAG
- the LOC119997592 gene encoding uncharacterized sugar kinase slr0537 has protein sequence MSSLSLLSPPNLSPFHITTTSPSSSPLLILHSRSSLYGDCSTTTTAPRAFVSWHCRATERSVFSPMQKSRDGYSRVCSFSRFRGDTGGDVEKGSEEIQAEAGDDGSGTEEEEEEEEGEQEIGHLSPTSVLPERWDVLGLGQAMVDFSGMVDVEFLERLGLEKGTRKVVNHEERGTVLQAMDGCSYKAAAGGSLSNTLVALSRLGCKPIGGPVLNIAMAGSVGSDPLGGFYRSKLRRANVNFLSDAVKDGTTGTVIVLTTPDAQRTMLAYQGTSSILSYDSSLASIISKTNILVVEGYLFEFPDTIKTITKACEEARRNGALVAVTASDMTCIEKHYDDFWEIVGNYADIVFTNSDEARAFCHFAPKESTISATRYLSHFVPLVSVTDGPEGSYIGVRGEAVYIPPSPCVPVDTCGAGDAYAAGILYGVLRGASDLKGMGTLAARVAATVVGQQGTRLRVHDAVELAKSMTFHFETSKARTDSSSDHISSL, from the exons ATGTCGTCTctatctctcctctctccccCTAATTTATCTCCTTTTCACATCACCACCACctctccatcttcttctcctcttctcaTTCTTCATTCCCGCTCTTCTTTATATGGGGAttgctccaccaccaccactgccCCAAGAGCTTTTGTTTCTTGGCACTGTAGGGCCACAGAGAGGTCTGTTTTTTCTCCTATGCAAAAGTCACGAGATGGGTACTCCAGGGTGTGTTCTTTCTCTAGATTTAGAGGTGATACTGGAGGAGATGTAGAGAAAGGAAGCGAGGAAATTCAGGCAGAAGCAGGTGATGATGGAAGTGGCactgaagaggaggaggaggaagaagaaggggaGCAAGAAATAGGGCATTTAAGCCCCACTTCTGTTCTGCCTGAGAGATGGGATGTTTTGGGTCTTGGCCAAGCCATG GTAGACTTTTCTGGTATGGTCGATGTTGAGTTTCTGGAGAGATTGGGGTTAGAGAAAGGAACCAGAAAGGTTGTAAATCATGAGGAGAGGGGTACAGTCTTGCAGGCTATGGATGGTTGCAGCTACAAGGCCGCTGCCGGTGGATCGCTTTCCAACACCCTTGTGGCCTTGTCAAGGCTTGGATGTAAACCCATTGGAGGGCCTGTCTTGAATATAGCCATGGCAGGCAGTGTGGGGAGCGATCCACTAGGTGGATTCTACAG ATCAAAACTTCGTCGGGCGAATGTGAATTTTCTATCTGATGCTGTAAAGGATGGGACGACGGGCACAGTGATAGTTCTCACAACTCCAGATGCTCAGCGTACGATGCTTGCATATCAG GgtacatcatcaattcttaGCTATGATTCAAGCTTGGCAAGCATTATTTCAAAAACGAATATACTGGTTGTTGAAGgctatttatttgaatttccTGATACCATTAAAACGATTACCAAAGCTTGTGAAGAAGCACGCAGGAACGGTGCGCTGGTTGCAGTCACAGCATCTGATATGACCTGCATCGAGAAACACTATGATGATTTCTG GGAAATTGTAGGGAACTATGCCGACATTGTGTTTACAAACAGTGATGAAGCGAGAGCATTCTGTCATTTTGCCCCCAAGGAAAGCACAATTTCAGCAACTAGGTATCTAAGCCACTTTGTTCCTCTAGTCTCGGTTACCGATGGGCCAGAAGGCTCTTACATTGGTGTGAGAGGAGAAGCTGTTTATATTCCCCCTTCTCCTTGTGTACCGGTTGACACTTGCGGTGCTGGTGATGCATATGCGGCTGGCATCCTGTATGGAGTACTACGTGGTGCATCAGATTTAAAAGGAATGGGAACGTTGGCAGCGAGAGTTGCAGCCACTGTCGTTGGCCAACAGGGGACTCGACTCAGGGTGCACGATGCTGTGGAGCTAGCAAAGTCGATGACATTCCATTTCGAGACTTCAAAGGCACGAACAGATTCCAGTTCCGATCATATTTCAAGCTTGTAG
- the LOC119997440 gene encoding putative gamma-glutamylcyclotransferase At3g02910: protein MGIENGGSESEDATTTTKAQTHLVFTYGTLKRGFWNHTLLQDLMRTGDAVFKGTYRTVEKYPLVCGPYKVPFLLNFPGVPGSRTVSGELYAVSARGFSRLDELEGTTRGHYERLPIEVRPTGNNDDGENCGNESVWVEAYYAHRSYAAEIWRRNGKRGLGEYSEKEAKGYVKRKDRPQHLSFLDQIHVFVTSSSAV from the coding sequence ATGGGCATTGAAAATGGAGGATCTGAATCCGAAGACgccacaacaacaacaaaagctcAGACTCATCTGGTATTCACGTACGGGACCTTGAAGCGAGGCTTCTGGAATCACACGCTTTTACAGGATCTCATGCGAACCGGAGACGCCGTCTTCAAGGGCACATACCGAACCGTAGAGAAATACCCCCTTGTGTGCGGGCCCTACAAGGTCCCTTTCCTCCTCAATTTCCCAGGCGTCCCTGGTTCCCGCACTGTCTCCGGGGAGCTCTACGCCGTCTCCGCCCGCGGCTTCTCCCGACTTGATGAACTCGAGGGCACCACTCGTGGCCACTACGAGCGATTGCCCATCGAGGTGAGGCCCACTGGTAATAATGACGATGGAGAGAATTGTGGGAACGAGAGCGTCTGGGTAGAGGCGTATTATGCTCACAGGAGTTACGCGGCGGAGATATGGAGGAGGAACGGAAAGAGAGGGCTTGGGGAGTATTCGGAGAAGGAAGCAAAAGGGTATGTGAAGAGGAAAGATAGGCCGCAGCATTTAAGTTTCCTGGACCagattcatgtttttgtcacaTCTTCTTCTGCTGTTTGA